The following proteins are encoded in a genomic region of Gossypium hirsutum isolate 1008001.06 chromosome D05, Gossypium_hirsutum_v2.1, whole genome shotgun sequence:
- the LOC107904077 gene encoding adenosine kinase 2 — translation MAYEGILLGMGNPLLDISAVVDEDFLKKYGIKLNDAILAEDKHLPMYEEMTKKYEVEYIAGGATQNSIRVAQWMLQIPGATSYMGCIGKDKFGEEMKKNSKLAGVNVHYYEDGTAPTGTCAVCVVGGERSLVANLSAANCYKSEHLKKPENWALVEKAKYFYVAGFFLTVSPESIQLVAEHAAAKNNVFMMNLSAPFICEFFRDVQEKALPYMDYVFGNETEARTFSKVHGWETDNVEEVALKISQWPKASGTHKRITVITQGADPVVVAEDGKVKKFPVILLPKEKLVDTNGAGDAFVGGFLSQLVQEKPIEECVRAGCYAANVIIQRSGCTYPEKPSFN, via the exons ATGGCTTACGAAGGCATCCTCTTGGGCATGGGAAACCCGCTTCTTGATATCTCTGCTGTTGTTGATGAAGACTTCTTAAAGAA GTATGGCATCAAGTTGAACGATGCCATTCTCGCAGAGGATAAGCACTTGCCGAT GTATGAGGAGATGACTAAAAAGTATGAAGTGGAGTATATTGCTGGAG GTGCCACTCAAAACTCTATCAGAGTTGCCCAG TGGATGCTTCAAATCCCAGGCGCAACTAGCTACATGGGTTGCATTGGTAAAGATAAGTTCggagaagaaatgaagaagaatTCAAAGCTTGCTGGTGTTAAT GTGCATTACTATGAGGATGGGACTGCACCAACAGGGACATGTGCTGTCTGTGTTGTCGGTGGCGAGAG ATCGCTTGTCGCCAACTTGTCAGCTGCAAATTGTTACAAATCTGAGCATTTGAAGAAACCTGAAAATTGGGCACTAG TTGAGAAGGCAAAATATTTCTATGTTGCTGGTTTTTTCCTTACGGTATCCCCTGAATCCATTCAACTCGTTGCTGAACATGCTGCTGCAAAGAACAAC GTTTTCATGATGAATCTTTCTGCTCCATTCATCTGTGAGTTCTTTAGGGATGTGCAGGAGAAAGCTCTACC GTACATGGATTATGTCTTCGGTAATGAGACTGAGGCCCGAACATTTTCAAAGGTTCATGGTTGGGAG ACCGATAATGTTGAGGAGGTTGCTCTAAAGATTTCTCAATGGCCCAAGGCTTCGGGAACACATAAGAGAATTACTGTTATCACTCAGGGAGCTGACCCTGTTGTGGTCGCTGAGGATGGAAAAGTGAAAAAATTCCCGGTTATCTTGTTACCGAAAGAGAAGTTGGTTGATACCAATGGAGCAG GGGATGCATTTGTTGGTGGATTTTTGTCACAGCTAGTCCAAGAGAAGCCTATCGAAGAATGTGTCAGAGCCGGTTGCTATGCAGCAAATGTTATCATCCAAAGGTCTGGCTGCACATATCCTGAGAAACCCAGTTTCAATTAG
- the LOC107904078 gene encoding dolichyl-diphosphooligosaccharide--protein glycosyltransferase subunit 1B: protein MEAPIRAREALGFILFSLLFSICRSSSLNHLLISNAERRIDLSSHIVKVFLTLKVENAGSTPTSEVLLSFPPTQADHLATVEALVTKGKRKKTTLVRLDVKPTELPDAPNDAKYFTIYLANPLKSGESTTIEVLYLLTHSQEPFPAEIAQSESQLVYYRDSALILSPYHIKQQATFIKTPSTKVESFTRVEPSNRAGTEIKYGPYEDHPPYSFSPILIHFENNSPFAVVEELVREVEISHWGNLQVTEQYTLVHAGARHKGVFSRVDYQSRPTLNGASSLRYLLARLPPRVHSVYYRDEIGNISSSHLRTDSRKSELEIEPRYPLFGGWKATFVIGYGLPLQDFLFETSDDRRYLNFTFGCPLLETVVDKLTVKVVLPEGSKDPSAVVPFPVEQHLETKYSYLDVVGRTVVVMEKKNLVPAHNSHFQVYYTFKPIFMLAEPLMLASAFFLFFVACVAYLHIDLSIRK, encoded by the exons ATGGAGGCTCCGATCAGAGCCAGAGAAGCCCTAGGTTTCATTCTCTTCTCTCTTCTATTTTCCATCTGCAGATCCTCTTCTTTAAACCATCTCCTGATCTCCAACGCCGAGCGTAGA ATTGACTTGAGCTCCCACATTGTCAAAGTTTTCTTGACATTGAAG GTCGAGAATGCTGGTAGTACGCCTACTTCAGAGGTTCTTCTTTCTTTCCCACCCACTCAAGCTGATCATCTCGCAACGGTTGAAGCATTAGTAACTAAAGGAAAGAGGAAGAAGACTACGTTAGTCCGTCTTGATGTAAAACCGACCGAACTGCCTGATGCACCTAATGACGctaaatattttactatttatttagcAAATCCCTTAAAGTCTGGTGAAAGCACAACCATAGAAGTATTGTACCTGTTGACACACTCCCAAGAACCTTTTCCGGCTGAGATAGCCCAATCAGAATCTCAATTAGTATATTATCGTGATAGTGCATTGATATTGTCACCATATCATATTAAGCAACAAGCGACTTTTATTAAGACACCAAGTACTAAAGTGGAATCATTCACAAGGGTGGAACCCAGTAATCGTGCAGGCACTGAAATAAAGTATGGGCCATATGAGGATCATCCTCCATACTCTTTTTCTCCAATTCTTATACATTTTGAGAACAATAGCCCATTTGCTGTTGTTGAGGAGCTTGTTCGTGAAGTTGAGATATCTCATTGGGGCAACCTTCAGGTCACAGAGCAGTACACATTGGTTCATGCCGGTGCCCGGCACAAAGGTGTATTTTCAAG GGTTGATTACCAATCCAGGCCAACTTTGAATGGTGCATCCTCATTGAGGTACCTTCTGGCAAGACTACCTCCTAGGGTTCATTCTGTCTACTACCGGGATGAAATAGGAAACATCTCGTCCTCACACCTGCGTACTGATTCCCGTAAG TCTGAACTGGAAATTGAACCACGGTATCCTTTATTTGGAGGTTGGAAAGCTACTTTTGTCATTGGTTATGGGCTACCATTACAAGACTTCCTTTTCGAGACATCTGATGACAGGCGTTATCTCAACTTTACTTTTGGATGCCCCCTTCTTGAGACAGTGGTTGACAAGTTAACCGTCAAA GTTGTGTTACCTGAGGGTTCAAAAGACCCTTCTGCTGTGGTTCCCTTTCCTGTGGAGCAGCATTTGGAG ACCAAATATTCTTACCTTGATGTTGTGGGAAGGACTGTGGTGGTCATGGAAAAGAAAAATCTTGTTCCTGCGCACAACTCTCATTTCCAG GTTTACTACACCTTCAAGCcaatcttcatgcttgccgagcCTTTGATGTTGGCGTCCGCGTTCTTCTTGTTTTTCGTGGCTTGTGTAGCTTACCTGCACATCGATCTTTCCATACGCAAGTGA